From the Solanum lycopersicum chromosome 10, SLM_r2.1 genome, one window contains:
- the LOC138338739 gene encoding uncharacterized protein, with product MAQSRQKSYADRKIRDLEFMVGERVLLNVSPMKGVMRFVKNGKLSPRYIGPFEIVERIGEVACQLALPPGLSGVHPVFHISMLKKYHQGGDPVIQWDSVLLDQNFTFEEELISILDMQIRKLRSKEIASVKVQWKHRPVEEATWETD from the exons atggctcagagtagacaaaagagttatgcagatcgaaagattcgtgatttagagtttatggttggagagagaGTTTTATTGAacgtttcacccatgaagggtgtgatgaggtttgtaAAGAATGGCAAGttgagcccaaggtatattggtcctttcgagattgttgagcgtattggtgaggtggcgtgtcagttggctttgccacctggTTTGTCAGGTGTtcatcctgtatttcatatttccatgcttaagaagtatcatcagggtggtgatcctgtgattcaatgggattcagtgttacttgatcagaattttACTTTTGAGGAAGAGCTGATCAGCATTTTGGATATGCAAATTAGGAAGCTAAGgtccaaggagattgcttcagtaaaggttcagtggaagcatcgtccagtagaggaggctacatgggagacaga TTGA